Proteins encoded in a region of the Balaenoptera musculus isolate JJ_BM4_2016_0621 chromosome 5, mBalMus1.pri.v3, whole genome shotgun sequence genome:
- the CNGA1 gene encoding cGMP-gated cation channel alpha-1, translating into MKKIIINTWRSFVNIPNVIVPDIEKEIRRMENGACSSFSDDDDSASIFEESESENPHARDSFRSSRHGRGRPAQREQYLPGAIALFNVNNSSNKEQEPKEKKKKKKEKKRKPDDKNENKKDPEKEKKKEKDKDKKKKEEKGKDKKEEEKKKVVVIDPSGNTYYNWLFCITLPVMYNWTMIIARACFDELQSDYLEYWLILDYLSDIIYLLDMFVRTRTGYLEQGLLVKEELKLIEKYKSNFQFKLDVVSVIPTDLLYFNLGWNYPEIRLNRLFRISRMFEFFQRTETRTNYPNIFRISNLVMYIVLIIHWNACVYFSISKAVGFGNDTWVYPDVNDPEFGRLARKYVYSLYWSTLTLTTIGETPPPVRDSEYVFVVADFLIGVLIFATIVGNIGSMISNMNAARAEFQGRIDAIKQYMHVRNVSKDMEKRVIKWFDYLWTNKKTVDEREVLKYLPDKLRAEIAISVHLDTLKKVRIFADCEAGLLVELVLKLQPQVYSPGDYICKKGDIGREMYIIKEGKLAVVADDGITQFVVLSDGSYFGEISILNIKGSKAGNRRTANIKSIGYSDLFCLSKDDLMEALTEYPDAKCMLEEKGKQILMKDGLLDINIANAGSDPKDLEEKVTRMEGSVDLLQTKFARILAEYESMQQKLKQRLTKVEKFLKPLIDTEFSAIEVSGAESGPTDSTQD; encoded by the exons ATGAAGAAAATTATCATCAATACATGGCGCTCTTTTGTAAACATTCCCAATGTGATCGTACCAGAtattgaaaaggaaataagaaggaTGGAAAATGGAGCATGCAG CTCCTTTTCTGATGATGATGACAGTGCCTCTATATTTGAGGAATCAGAGAGTGAAAACCCTCATGCAAGGGATTCCTTTAGAAGTAGTAGACATGGAAGGGGACGGCCAGCACAGAG GGAGCAGTACTTGCCTGGAGCCATTGCACTTTTCAATGTTAACAACAGCAGCAATAAGGAGCA agaaccaaaagaaaaaaagaaaaagaaaaaagaaaagaagcg CAAGCcagatgataaaaatgaaaataaaaaggacccagaaaaggaaaagaagaaagaaaaggacaaagacaagaaaaaaaaagaggagaaaggcaaAGACAAGAAAGAAGA GGAGAAGAAGAAAGTCGTGGTTATTGATCCCTCGGGAAACACATATTACAACTGGCTGTTTTGCATCACCTTACCTGTCATGTACAACTGGACCATGATTATTGCAAG agcatGTTTTGATGAACTTCAGTCTGATTACCTAGAATATTGGCTCATTCTTGATTACTTATCAGATATAATCTATCTTCTCGATATGTTTGTACGAACAAGGACAG gttACCTAGAACAAGGACTACTGGTGAAGGAAGAGCTTAAACtcatagagaaatataaatcaaacttTCAATTTAAACTTGATGTTGTATCAGTGATACCAACTGATCTGCTGTATTTTAATCTGGGCTGGAACTATCCGGAAATTAGATTAAACAGACTGTTCAGGATCTCTCGAATGTTTGAGTTCTTCCAGAGAACGGAAACCAGGACAAACTACCCAAACATCTTCAGGATTTCTAACCTCGTGATGTATATTGTCCTCATCATCCATTGGAATGCGTGTGTGTACTTCTCTATTTCCAAAGCCGTTGGATTTGGAAATGATACGTGGGTCTATCCTGATGTTAATGATCCTGAATTTGGCCGTTTGGCTAGAAAATATGTATACAGCCTTTACTGGTCTACACTGACTTTGACCACCATTGGTGAAACACCACCTCCTGTGAGGGATTCTGAGTATGTCTTTGTGGTGGCTGATTTCCTAATTGGAGTGTTAATTTTTGCCACCATTGTTGGTAACATAGGTTCTATGATTTCCAACATGAATGCAGCCAGAGCAGAATTTCAAGGAAGAATTGATGCGATCAAGCAATACATGCATGTTCGAAATGTAAGCAAAGATATGGAAAAGAGAGTTATTAAATGGTTTGACTATCTGTGGACCAACAAAAAAACAGTGGATGAGAGAGAAGTCTTGAAGTATCTGCCTGATAAACTAAGAGCAGAGATTGCCATCAGTGTTCACTTAGACACGTTAAAAAAGGTGCGCATTTTTGCCGACTGTGAAGCTGGTCTGTTGGTGGAGTTGGTGTTGAAATTacaaccccaagtctacagtccTGGAGATTACATTTGCAAGAAAGGGGATATTGGACGAGAGATGTACATCATCAAGGAAGGCAAACTCGCCGTGGTGGCAGATGATGGAATCACTCAGTTTGTAGTATTGAGTGATGGCAGCTACTTTGGTGAGATCAGCATCCTTAACATTAAAGGCAGCAAAGCTGGCAATCGAAGAACGGCCAACATTAAAAGTATTGGCTACTCAGATCTGTTCTGTCTCTCAAAAGATGACCTCATGGAAGCTCTAACTGAGTACCCAGATGCCAAATGTATgctagaagagaaagggaagcaaATCTTGATGAAAGATGGTCTACTGGACATAAACATTGCAAATGCTGGAAGTGATCCTAAAGATCTCGAAGAGAAGGTCACTCGAATGGAGGGGTCAGTAGACCTCCTGCAAACAAAGTTTGCTCGGATCCTGGCTGAGTATGAGTCAATGCAGCAGAAACTGAAGCAAAGACTAACCAAGGTTGAGAAATTTCTGAAACCACTTATTGACACAGAATTTTCAGCTATTGAAGTATCTGGAGCTGAAAGTGGGCCCACAGACTCTACACAGGACTGA